In Caldicellulosiruptor morganii, the following proteins share a genomic window:
- the panD gene encoding aspartate 1-decarboxylase, with product MLIEVLKSKIHRATVTEANLNYVGSITIDEKLMQAAGILENEKVQVVNINNGERFETYVIKGEAGSGTICLNGAAARLVQVGDKVIIMAYCLITMEEYKNHRPKVVFVDENNKIVKLSDKENASECMC from the coding sequence ATGCTTATAGAAGTTTTGAAATCCAAGATACACAGGGCAACCGTTACAGAAGCCAATCTGAACTACGTTGGGAGTATTACAATTGATGAAAAACTTATGCAGGCAGCTGGAATACTGGAAAATGAAAAGGTTCAGGTTGTGAATATAAACAACGGAGAGAGATTTGAAACATATGTGATAAAAGGAGAAGCTGGTAGTGGAACAATTTGTTTAAATGGTGCAGCTGCTCGTTTGGTGCAGGTCGGAGATAAAGTAATCATTATGGCTTATTGTTTGATTACAATGGAGGAGTATAAAAACCATAGACCTAAAGTGGTATTTGTAGATGAAAACAATAAGATTGTAAAACTATCGGACAAAGAAAATGCGTCGGAGTGTATGTGTTAA